In Glycine max cultivar Williams 82 chromosome 7, Glycine_max_v4.0, whole genome shotgun sequence, a single window of DNA contains:
- the LOC106794247 gene encoding LOW QUALITY PROTEIN: DNA replication licensing factor MCM2 (The sequence of the model RefSeq protein was modified relative to this genomic sequence to represent the inferred CDS: inserted 4 bases in 3 codons; deleted 2 bases in 2 codons; substituted 4 bases at 4 genomic stop codons): MQTSPGRSQQGHKDDVPMTIETENDGDDVLVEGIIKSVVSELHQNYRNVHQKVYVRVANLPXDKIRNIMQRYLNTMIRIRRVGTRRSGVLPQLYQVKYDCNKXGAILEPFFHNSYSEVKVGSCLXCQSKGAFTFNIEKTIYRNFQRLILQESPETVPAGRLPIYKQVILLISFFLEVTGIYTNNFDXSLSTKNGFPVLATVLEANYVTKKQDSLSSYXLTQEDIEEIENLAKDPRIRERVYYQVYFAPSIYGQKDIKTAIALAMFGGQEKDGEGKHRLRGDINILLLSDPGTAKSQFLKYVEKNGXRAVYTTGKGASAVGLTAAVHKYLVTREWTLDGGTLIVLTAAVRGICLIDELDKMNDQDRXSISKAGIVTSLQAFCSVIVAANPLVGIYDSSKAFSQNVELTDPIISRFDILCVVKDVVDPVTDEMLATFVVDSHFESQPKGANQDDKSFSKSQDVHASAMPADPEILPQQLLKKYIIYAKLNIFPRLQDADMDKLSHVYAELWRESSHGQGVSISVRHIESMIRMSEAHARMHLRQHVTQEDVGMAIRVLLESFISTQKFGVQKALQKSFRQYMTFKKDYNDLLLFILSNLVQNALHFEEIITGSVAVLTHIDVRVDDLYNKAQEHDIYDLTTFFNSSQFSRAYFVLVEERRVIRHHLA, translated from the exons ATGCAAACTTCACCGGGAAGGTCACAACAAGGGCACAAGGATGATGTTCCCATGACCATTGAAACTGAGAATGATGGAGATGATGTACTTGTGGAAGGTATTATCAAAAGCGTCGTATCTGAATTACATCAAAATTACAGAAATGTACACCAAAAGGTTTATGTACGAGTAGCCAACTTGC ATGACAAGATTCGAAATATAAT GCAAAGGTACTTGAATACAATGATCCGAATAAGGAGAGTAGGAACCAGACGCTCTGGAGTTTTACCCCAATTGTATCAGGTGAAGTACGATTGTAACAAATGAGGGGCAATTTTGGAACCTTTTTTCCATAATTCCTATTCAGAGGTGAAAGTAGGATCCTGTCT GTGTCAATCAAAAGGAGCATTCACTTTCAATATTGAAAAG ACAATTTATAGGAATTTTCAGAGGCTCATTCTC CAAGAGAGTCCTGAAACAGTACCTGCTGGTCGACTTCCAATATACAAGCAAGTGATACTATTGATTTCTTTCTTCTTG GAAGTCACAGGTATTTATACTAATAACTTCGACTAATCCCTAAGCACAAAAAATGGTTTCCCAGTACTTGCAACCGTTCTTGAGGCAAATTATGTTACG AAAAAGCAAGATAGCTTGTCTTCTTACTAACTTACACAGGAAGACATTGAAGAGATTGAAAATTTGGCTAAAGACCCTCGAATTCGAGAAAGGGTTT ATTATCAAGTCTATTTTGCTCCATCAATCTATGGTCAGAAGGACATAAAAACTGCAATAGCTTTAGCTATGTTTGGAGGCCAAGAAAAAGATGGGGAAGGAAAGCATAGATTGCGAGGAGACATAAATATTCTTCTCCTCAGTGATCCGGGAACAGCAAAGTCTCAGTTTCTCAA GTACGTTGAAAAAAATGGATAGAGAGCTGTATACACTACTGGCAAAGGGGCTTCTGCTGTGGGTCTCACTGCTGCAGTTCACAAGTATCTAGTCACAAGGGAGTGGACTCTTGATGGGGGAACACTCATTGTTCTCACTGCTGCAGTTCGAGGAATTTGTCTTATTGATGAACTTGACAAGATGAATGACCAGGATA TAAGCATATCAAAAGCTGGAATTGTTACATCTCTTCAGGCATTCTGTTCGGTTATTGTGGCTGCAAATCCTTTGGTGG GCATATATGATTCCTCAAAAGCATTTTCTCAAAATGTTGAATTGACAGATCCTATTATTTCTCGTTTTGACATCCTCTGTGTAGTGAAg GATGTTGTTGATCCGGTCACTGATGAAATGCTTGCAACATTTGTCGTTGACAGTCACTTCGAGTCACAACCCAAGGGTGCTAATCAAGATGATAAGTCCTTTAGTAAGTCCCAAGATGTCCATGCATCTGCCATGCCAGCTGATCCAGAG ATACTTCCTCAACAGCTACTGAAGAAGTACATTATATATGCCAAGTTGAATATTTTTCCAAGGTTACAAGATGCTGATATGGATAAACTGTCACATGTCTATGCCGAACTGTGGAGGGAATCTTCA CACGGACAAGGAGTCTCTATTTCTGTAAGGCACATTGAATCAATGATAAGGATGTCTGAAGCTCATGCGAGAATGCATCTCAGGCAACATGTTACTCAAGAGGATGTAGGCATGGCAATTCGTGTTCTACTTGAATCATTCATTTCAACTCAAAAATTTGGGGTGCAGAAGGCTCTTCAAAAG AGCTTTAGACAGTATATGACTTTCAAGAAGGACTATAATGATTTGCTCCTTTTTATTCTCAGCAACCTTGTACAGAATGCTTTGCATTTCGAAGAAATTATCACTGGATCTGTTGCAGTTCTAACGCATATAGATGTCAGAGTAGATGATCTCTACAACAAG GCTCAAGAGCATGACATTTATGACCTGACAACATTTTTCAATAGCAGTCAATTTTCAAGGGCCTATTTTGTATTGGTTGAAGAACGTAGAGTGATCAGACATCACCTTGCCTGA
- the LOC100799441 gene encoding DNA replication licensing factor MCM2, translating into MASDPESPTSPSVGFNTDQLPHTHTSRASEDDEASVDPDIVRDEIEEQPEEEEDGEDLYNDNFLDDYKRMDEADQFESFGLDDSLEDDRDFDQIMQDRRAAEIELEARDGRASNRNKLPQLLHDQDTDDDNHRSSKRARADFRPSAASDDDLDGMQSSPGRSQRGHPREDVLMTDQTEDDRDDDDFDDGYEMYHVQGTLREWVTRDEVRRFIARKFKDFLLTYVNPKNEHRDKEYVWLINEMVSASKCSLEIDYKQFIYVHPNIAIWLADAPQSVLEVMEDVTKSVVFELHPNYRNIHQKIYVRITNLPVYDQIRNIRQIHLNTMIRIGGVVTRRSGVFPQLQQVKYDCNKCGAILGPFFQNSYSEVKVGSCPECQSKGPFTVNIEQTIYRNFQKLTLQESPGIVPAGRLPRYKEVILLNDLIDCARPGEEIEVTGVYTNNFDLSLNTKNGFPVFATVVEANYVTKKQDLFSAYKLTQEDIEEIENLAKDPRIGERIVKSIAPSIYGHDDIKTAIALAIFGGQEKNVEGKHRLRGDINVLLLGDPGTAKSQFLKYVEKTGQRAVYTTGKGASAVGLTAAVHKDPVTREWTLEGGALVLADRGICLIDEFDKMNDQDRVSIHEAMEQQSISISKAGIVTSLQARCSVIAAANPVGGRYDSSKTFSQNVELTDPIISRFDILCVVKDVVDPVTDEMLATFVVDSHFKSQPKGANQDDKSFSESQDVHASAMPADPEILPQQLLKKYITYAKLNIFPRLQDADMDKLSHVYAELRRESSHGQGVPIAVRHIESMIRMSEAHARMHLRQHVTQEDVDMAIRVLLESFISTQKFGVQKALQKSFRKYMTFKKDYNELLLYILRELVKNALHFEEIVTGSASGLTHIDVKVDDLYNKAQEHDIYDLKPFFNSSHFSRANFVLDEERRVIRHHLTR; encoded by the exons atggcATCTGATCCTGAATCGCCAACCTCTCCTTCCGTTGGTTTCAACACCGACCAGCTTCCTCACACCCACACCAGCCGTGCCTCCGAAGACGACGAGGCTTCCGTCGATCCCGATATCGTACGAGACGAAATCGAAGAACAacccgaggaagaagaagatggagagGATCTTTACAATGACAACTTTTTGGA TGATTATAAGAGAATGGATGAAGCTGACCAGTTCGAATCGTTTGGGCTGGACGACTCGTTGGAAGATGACAGGGATTTTGATCAGATCATGCAGGATCGAAGGGCCGCGGAGATTGAACTCGAGGCACGCGATGGTCGCGCTTCCAATCGTAACAAGCTTCCGCAGCTTCTCCACGACCAGG ATACAGATGATGACAATCACAGGTCTTCTAAAAGGGCTCGAGCTGATTTTAGGCCTTCTGCAGCAAGTGATGATGACCTTGATGGTATGCAAAGTTCGCCTGGAAGGTCACAACGAGGGCACCCGAGAGAGGATGTTCTCATGACTGATCAAACTGAGGATGATCGAGATGAT gatgattttgatgatggatATGAGATGTATCATGTTCAAGGAACACTTAGAGAGTGGGTTACAAGAGATGAAGTGCGCCGCTTCATAGCCAGGAAATTCAAGGACTTTTTACTCACGTATGTTAATCCAAAAAATGAACATAGGGACAAGGAATACGTGTGGCTGATAAATGAGATGGTGTCAg CTAGTAAGTGCAGTTTGGAGATAGATTATAAACAATTTATCTATGTTCATCCCAACATTGCCATTTGGCTAGCTGATGCCCCTCAATCTGTCTTAGAAGTAATGGAAGATGTTACCAAAAGCGTTGTCTTTGAATTACATCCAAATTACAGGAATATACACCAAAAAATTTATGTTCGCATAACCAACTTGCCAGTTTATGATCAGATTCGAAATATAag GCAGATCCACTTGAATACAATGATCCGAATTGGGGGAGTAGTAACCAGACGTTCTGGAGTTTTCCCCCAGTTGCAGCAGGTGAAGTATGACTGTAACAAATGTGGAGCAATTTTGGGGCCTTTTTTTCAGAATTCCTATTCAGAGGTGAAAGTGGGATCCTGTCCTGAGTGTCAATCAAAAGGACCATTCACTGTGAATATTGAACAG ACAATTTATAGGAATTTTCAGAAGCTTACCCTCCAAGAGAGTCCAGGAATAGTCCCTGCGGGTCGACTTCCAAGATACAAGGAAGTGATACTATTGAATGATCTGATTGATTGTGCTCGTCCTGGAGAAGAAATT GAGGTCACAGGTGTTTATACCAATAATTTTGACTTATCCCTTAACACAAAAAATGGGTTTCCAGTGTTTGCCACTGTTGTTGAGGCAAATTATGTTACGAAAAAGCAAGACCTATTTTCTGCCTACAAACTTACACAGGAAGACATAGAAGAGATTGAAAATTTGGCTAAAGACCCTCGAATTGGAGAAAGG ATTGTTAAGTCTATTGCTCCATCAATCTATGGTCACGATGACATAAAAACTGCAATAGCTTTAGCTATATTTGGAGGTCAAGAAAAAAATGTGGAAGGAAAGCATCGCCTGAGGGGAGACATAAATGTTCTTCTTCTCGGTGATCCAGGGACAGCGAAGTCTCAGTTTCTCAA GTATGTTGAAAAAACTGGACAGAGAGCTGTATACACTACTGGTAAAGGGGCTTCTGCCGTGGGTCTTACTGCCGCGGTTCATAAGGATCCAGTCACAAGGGAGTGGACTCTTGAAGGGGGGGCGCTTGTTCTAGCTGACAGAGGAATTTGTCTTATTGATGAGTTTGACAAGATGAATGACCAGGATAG GGTGAGCATCCATGAAGCCATGGAGCAGCAGAGTATAAGCATATCAAAAGCTGGAATTGTTACATCTCTTCAGGCACGCTGTTCTGTTATTGCTGCGGCAAATCCTGTTGGTGGAAG ATATGATTCCTCAAAAACATTCTCTCAAAATGTTGAATTGACAGATCCAATTATTTCTCGTTTTGACATCCTCTGTGTAGTGAAG GATGTTGTTGATCCGGTCACTGATGAAATGCTTGCAACGTTTGTCGTTGACAGTCACTTCAAGTCACAACCCAAGGGTGCTAATCAAGATGATAAGTCCTTTAGTGAGTCCCAAGATGTCCATGCATCTGCCATGCCAGCTGATCCAGAG ATACTTCCTCAACAGCTACTGAAGAAGTACATTACATATGCcaagttaaatatttttccaaGGTTACAAGATGCTGATATGGATAAACTGTCACATGTCTATGCCGAACTACGGAGGGAATCTTCA CACGGACAAGGAGTCCCTATTGCTGTAAGGCACATTGAATCAATGATAAGGATGTCTGAAGCTCATGCGAGAATGCATCTCAGGCAACATGTTACACAAGAGGATGTGGACATGGCAATTCGTGTTCTTCTTGAATCATTCATTTCAACTCAAAAATTTGGGGTGCAGAAGGCTCTTCAAAag AGCTTTAGAAAGTATATGACTTTCAAGAAGGACTACAATGAACTGCTCCTTTATATTCTTCGCGAGCTTGTAAAGAATGCTTTGcattttgaagaaattgtcaCCGGATCTGCTTCTGGTTTAACGCACATAGATGTCAAAGTAGATGATCTCTACAACAAG gctcaagagcatgatatttaTGATCTGAAACCATTCTTCAATAGCAGCCACTTTTCAAGGGCCAATTTTGTATTGGATGAAGAACGGAGAGTGATCAGACATCACCTTACCAGATGA